The Virgibacillus siamensis genome includes a region encoding these proteins:
- the pdxK gene encoding pyridoxine/pyridoxal/pyridoxamine kinase — protein MSMKKTLTLAGSDSSGGAGIQADLKTFQEHGVYGMTALTSIVTMDPADNWSHGVYPIDVNIVGKQLDTILSVGVDAMKTGMLGSVEIIELGARKIDEYKLDKFVLDPVMVCKGEDEVLQPENTDAMREVLLPRATLTTPNLFEAGQLAQNGPIKTTDGMKEAAVKIHELGAKNVVIKGGKAFDHEKAIDLFYDGKDFTVLETEKIDTTYNHGAGCTFAAATTANLANGLAVKESVEKAKEFVTAAIAHGWKMNEYVGPVMHGAYNQFKK, from the coding sequence ATGTCTATGAAGAAAACATTAACACTTGCCGGGTCTGATTCAAGCGGCGGTGCAGGTATACAGGCAGATCTGAAAACATTTCAGGAGCATGGAGTTTATGGCATGACCGCTCTGACATCAATCGTAACCATGGATCCTGCTGACAATTGGAGCCATGGTGTATATCCAATTGATGTAAATATCGTAGGAAAACAACTGGACACAATCCTGTCAGTTGGTGTTGATGCCATGAAAACAGGTATGCTCGGATCTGTTGAGATTATTGAACTTGGCGCCCGGAAAATTGATGAATATAAACTGGACAAGTTTGTGCTGGATCCTGTTATGGTTTGTAAAGGGGAAGACGAAGTACTGCAGCCGGAGAACACCGATGCCATGCGTGAAGTACTTCTGCCGCGGGCAACACTGACTACACCAAACCTGTTCGAAGCTGGACAGCTTGCACAAAATGGTCCAATTAAAACAACGGACGGCATGAAAGAAGCAGCTGTAAAAATTCATGAGCTTGGTGCTAAAAACGTCGTCATTAAAGGCGGAAAAGCGTTTGATCATGAAAAAGCAATTGATCTTTTCTATGATGGAAAAGACTTTACGGTGCTGGAAACGGAGAAAATTGACACAACATACAACCATGGTGCCGGTTGCACATTCGCTGCCGCAACGACAGCCAATCTTGCGAACGGACTGGCAGTCAAAGAATCGGTCGAAAAGGCAAAAGAATTTGTCACTGCAGCAATTGCACACGGCTGGAAGATGAATGAATATGTCGGTCCGGTTATGCATGGAGCATACAATCAATTCAAAAAATAA
- a CDS encoding RluA family pseudouridine synthase: protein MSIPILYEDNHLLVVEKPVNVPVQGDQSGDEDMHTLLKKDLKIRYQKPGNVYLGLVHRLDRPVGGVMVFAKTSKAASRLSDAVRRNAFTKTYMAVVRGILSEKNKRLEHFLYKDRRENKVYAVSSNHKQAKKALLEYEVIGEKDSLCQLRINLITGRPHQIRVQLAESGHPLYGDQKYGQHVNKKGQQIALWSHKLAFEHPTKKEMMEFTSNPPEASPWDMFQ, encoded by the coding sequence ATGTCCATACCAATTTTATATGAAGATAACCATTTGCTCGTTGTGGAAAAGCCGGTTAATGTTCCAGTTCAGGGGGATCAAAGTGGTGATGAAGATATGCACACGTTATTAAAAAAGGACCTGAAAATACGCTATCAGAAGCCGGGAAACGTTTATCTTGGACTTGTTCATCGGCTGGACCGTCCAGTCGGTGGTGTAATGGTTTTTGCCAAGACATCAAAAGCGGCATCCCGTTTGTCAGATGCCGTTCGGCGAAACGCATTCACTAAAACGTATATGGCAGTGGTGCGCGGTATTCTATCTGAGAAAAATAAACGTCTGGAGCATTTTCTTTATAAAGATCGCCGGGAAAACAAAGTATATGCCGTCAGTTCCAATCATAAACAGGCGAAAAAAGCATTGCTGGAGTATGAAGTAATCGGGGAAAAAGATTCGTTGTGCCAGCTTAGGATTAACCTGATAACAGGTCGCCCGCATCAGATTCGTGTGCAGCTTGCCGAATCAGGGCATCCATTATATGGTGACCAGAAATACGGGCAGCATGTTAACAAAAAAGGCCAGCAGATTGCATTATGGTCACATAAGCTGGCATTTGAACATCCAACAAAAAAAGAAATGATGGAATTCACATCGAATCCGCCTGAAGCTTCTCCCTGGGATATGTTCCAATAA
- a CDS encoding bifunctional 2',3'-cyclic-nucleotide 2'-phosphodiesterase/3'-nucleotidase: MNRPKMWKVIFTFMAILLLFTPLGGYTSNAASTADSSIVNLRLMETTDIHVHLANYNYYQDESTNEFGLAMTATRIKEARGEVENSMLFDNGDLIQGNPLGDYVARNGLEEGEVHPVYKAMNLLNYDMANIGNHEFNYGIDYLKEAIDDANFPYVNANVYYDDGDNDPTNDKPFFEPYRILHKEVTDTNGNTQTVDVGVIGFVPPQIMQWDRANLEGKVITKGIYESAQKYVPMMKEAGADIIVAIPHSGLGSVELQEREENATYNLTEVEGIDAIMFGHAHEVFPGDSFAGIPGVNLENGTINGVPAVEAGYWGNHLGIIDLKLEKNGEDWNIVDSGAEVRSIYNEETGEALVEPDQEILDAISEDHQATLEYIRSKVGETTAPIYSYFALVKDDPSVQIVSNAQKWYTKKAVAGTSYEDLPILSAAAPFKAGGRSGPGYYTYIPEGPIAIKNVADLYVYPNTLKVVKLNGKQVRQWLEMSAGQFNHIDPNASEAQALVDTDFSTYNFDVIDGLTYEIDVTEPSRYSNDGELVNPDAQRIVNLQYNGEPVEDSQEFLVATNNYRASGGGNFPNLDGSQIVLSPQIQNRQAIIEYIQDNGTIDPSADGNWSFAAMEGDPELTFQSSPDAQQFIQQDGNVSYVGEGTNGFAKFAIDLSAEETEEPVTLSGLQEDVAAFVADGSVEHPLAVQLQNKLKQAAHQLDKGHQKQAVKKVEGFLKHLNNKAMAKFITAEAKDALNSSANELLNNWKKE; the protein is encoded by the coding sequence ATGAATCGACCTAAAATGTGGAAAGTTATCTTCACATTCATGGCAATATTACTGCTTTTTACCCCGCTGGGTGGATATACTTCCAACGCAGCGTCAACAGCAGACAGCAGTATTGTCAATTTGCGGCTGATGGAGACAACAGATATCCATGTGCACTTGGCAAACTATAACTATTATCAGGACGAATCGACAAATGAATTCGGTCTGGCCATGACAGCAACGCGCATCAAAGAGGCCCGCGGCGAAGTTGAAAACAGTATGCTGTTTGATAATGGCGACCTGATCCAAGGAAATCCGCTTGGTGATTATGTAGCGCGAAACGGACTGGAAGAAGGGGAAGTACATCCTGTCTACAAGGCTATGAATCTATTAAATTATGACATGGCAAACATCGGAAACCATGAATTCAACTATGGTATTGATTATTTGAAAGAAGCAATTGATGATGCTAATTTCCCATATGTCAATGCGAACGTTTATTATGATGACGGGGACAATGACCCAACAAATGACAAGCCATTTTTTGAACCCTACAGAATCTTACATAAAGAGGTCACCGATACAAATGGCAACACGCAAACTGTTGATGTAGGGGTGATTGGTTTTGTTCCGCCGCAAATCATGCAGTGGGATCGCGCCAATCTGGAAGGAAAAGTAATTACAAAAGGTATTTATGAATCTGCACAAAAGTACGTTCCAATGATGAAAGAAGCAGGAGCCGACATTATTGTAGCGATTCCTCACTCCGGATTGGGATCGGTGGAATTACAGGAACGCGAAGAAAACGCGACCTATAATCTAACAGAAGTGGAAGGTATCGATGCGATTATGTTTGGACATGCCCATGAGGTATTTCCAGGTGATTCATTTGCTGGTATTCCAGGTGTGAATTTGGAAAACGGTACAATCAATGGGGTCCCTGCAGTTGAAGCGGGATACTGGGGCAACCATTTAGGCATAATTGACCTGAAGCTTGAAAAGAATGGTGAAGACTGGAATATAGTAGATTCCGGTGCTGAGGTGCGCTCGATCTATAATGAAGAAACTGGAGAAGCGCTGGTTGAACCGGATCAGGAAATCCTTGATGCGATTTCTGAAGATCATCAGGCAACATTGGAATATATCCGTTCCAAAGTCGGTGAAACAACTGCACCAATTTACAGCTATTTTGCACTTGTAAAAGATGATCCATCTGTGCAAATCGTTTCCAATGCACAAAAATGGTACACCAAAAAAGCTGTAGCCGGAACGTCATATGAAGACTTGCCGATATTGTCGGCAGCAGCACCGTTCAAGGCAGGCGGTCGAAGTGGTCCGGGTTATTACACGTATATTCCCGAAGGCCCAATTGCCATTAAAAATGTAGCGGATCTTTACGTGTATCCAAATACATTAAAGGTAGTTAAATTGAATGGAAAACAAGTCCGTCAATGGCTGGAAATGTCTGCTGGACAGTTCAATCACATTGATCCAAATGCTTCTGAGGCCCAGGCTTTGGTGGATACAGACTTTTCAACATACAACTTTGATGTAATTGACGGTCTCACGTATGAAATCGATGTGACTGAACCATCCCGCTATAGTAACGATGGCGAACTGGTAAATCCGGATGCACAGCGTATTGTGAACCTGCAATATAATGGTGAGCCGGTTGAGGACAGTCAGGAATTTCTTGTAGCAACAAACAATTATCGTGCCAGCGGCGGTGGAAACTTCCCAAATCTGGATGGCAGCCAAATTGTTCTGTCACCACAAATTCAGAACAGACAGGCAATCATTGAATACATTCAGGATAATGGCACTATTGACCCATCAGCGGATGGAAACTGGTCATTTGCAGCAATGGAAGGCGATCCGGAACTGACCTTCCAGTCATCCCCTGATGCACAACAATTCATTCAACAGGATGGAAATGTTTCCTATGTTGGTGAAGGCACAAATGGATTTGCCAAATTTGCTATTGATCTTTCCGCTGAAGAAACAGAGGAACCTGTAACCCTATCAGGACTTCAGGAAGATGTTGCAGCATTCGTTGCGGACGGTTCCGTTGAACATCCGTTAGCAGTTCAGCTCCAAAATAAGCTAAAACAAGCGGCACATCAGCTGGATAAGGGACATCAAAAGCAGGCTGTGAAAAAAGTGGAAGGGTTCCTGAAACACTTAAACAATAAAGCAATGGCTAAATTTATTACTGCCGAGGCAAAAGATGCACTGAACAGCAGTGCAAATGAGCTTCTTAACAATTGGAAAAAAGAATAA